From a region of the Syngnathus typhle isolate RoL2023-S1 ecotype Sweden linkage group LG12, RoL_Styp_1.0, whole genome shotgun sequence genome:
- the LOC133163472 gene encoding sepiapterin reductase-like isoform X2 produces the protein MEHLGRALCIITGASKGFGRALAKEMARVVKPGSVFVLVARSGDELQTLKTELVESELEVRCVVLDLSQMEAPERVVQTAKESFSPDIEHVILVNNAAALGDVSRFTKSFTSMAEPFSSWVLYCTGKAARDMMFKVLAEEEPDLRVLNYAPGPLDTDMQLVARTRTGEMSLRKAFADMFDESQLLTCETSCAKLMKLLLEDKYKSGDHIDFYDM, from the exons ATGGAGCATCTTGGCCGAGCATTGTGCATCATCACCGGGGCGTCCAAAGGTTTTGGCCGGGCGCTTGCAAAAGAGATGGCGCGGGTGGTGAAGCCCGGATCGGTGTTCGTCCTGGTAGCCAGATCTGGTGACGAGCTGCAGACTCTCAAGACTGAGTTGGTCGAGTCGGAATTGGAGGTTCGCTGCGTGGTGTTGGATCTCTCCCAGATGGAAGCACCAGAGAGGGTCGTCCAGACCGCGAAAGAGTCTTTTTCACCGGACATAGAACATGTTATTCTCGTTAACAACGCTG CGGCTCTAGGTGACGTGTCCCGATTCACCAAAAGCTTTACCAGCATGGCCGAG CCGTTCTCCTCTTGGGTGCTGTACTGTACTGGCAAGGCGGCCCGAGATATGATGTTCAAGGTTCTGGCAGAAGAGGAGCCAGACTTGCGTGTGCTCAACTATGCTCCAG GTCCATTGGACACAGACATGCAGTTAGTAGCCAGGACCAGAACGGGGGAAATGAGCTTAAGAAAGGCGTTTGCCGACATGTTTGATGAAAGCCAGCTGCTCACATGTGAGACATCATGCGCTAAGCTGATGAAGCTGCTGCTGGAAGACAAATACAAATCAGGAGATCATATTGATTTCTATGACATGTAG
- the LOC133163472 gene encoding sepiapterin reductase-like isoform X1, producing MEHLGRALCIITGASKGFGRALAKEMARVVKPGSVFVLVARSGDELQTLKTELVESELEVRCVVLDLSQMEAPERVVQTAKESFSPDIEHVILVNNAAALGDVSRFTKSFTSMAEVDSYLSFNVSSALCLTARVLQAFPKQSGLCRCVINISSLCALKPFSSWVLYCTGKAARDMMFKVLAEEEPDLRVLNYAPGPLDTDMQLVARTRTGEMSLRKAFADMFDESQLLTCETSCAKLMKLLLEDKYKSGDHIDFYDM from the exons ATGGAGCATCTTGGCCGAGCATTGTGCATCATCACCGGGGCGTCCAAAGGTTTTGGCCGGGCGCTTGCAAAAGAGATGGCGCGGGTGGTGAAGCCCGGATCGGTGTTCGTCCTGGTAGCCAGATCTGGTGACGAGCTGCAGACTCTCAAGACTGAGTTGGTCGAGTCGGAATTGGAGGTTCGCTGCGTGGTGTTGGATCTCTCCCAGATGGAAGCACCAGAGAGGGTCGTCCAGACCGCGAAAGAGTCTTTTTCACCGGACATAGAACATGTTATTCTCGTTAACAACGCTG CGGCTCTAGGTGACGTGTCCCGATTCACCAAAAGCTTTACCAGCATGGCCGAGGTAGACTCCTACCTATCTTTCAATGTCAGCTCTGCTTTGTGTCTCACTGCCCGCGTGCTGCAAGCCTTTCCAAAGCAATCAGGTTTGTGCCGCTGCGTGATCAACATCTCCTCACTGTGCGCGCTGAAGCCGTTCTCCTCTTGGGTGCTGTACTGTACTGGCAAGGCGGCCCGAGATATGATGTTCAAGGTTCTGGCAGAAGAGGAGCCAGACTTGCGTGTGCTCAACTATGCTCCAG GTCCATTGGACACAGACATGCAGTTAGTAGCCAGGACCAGAACGGGGGAAATGAGCTTAAGAAAGGCGTTTGCCGACATGTTTGATGAAAGCCAGCTGCTCACATGTGAGACATCATGCGCTAAGCTGATGAAGCTGCTGCTGGAAGACAAATACAAATCAGGAGATCATATTGATTTCTATGACATGTAG